From a region of the Tursiops truncatus isolate mTurTru1 chromosome 13, mTurTru1.mat.Y, whole genome shotgun sequence genome:
- the SMTN gene encoding smoothelin isoform X3 — protein sequence MADETLAGLDEGALRKLLEVTADLAERRRIRSAIRELQRQELEREEEALASKRFRAERQDNKENWLHSQQRKAEQQAALARLAGRLESMSDVEELTTLLRGAAEYEERKLIRAAIRRVRAQEIEAATLAGRLCSGRPSSGSREDSKGRAAHRLDRCEVPKPEEQEQQAEVPEPTPTPNGTSHDVTTVTLLLRAPPGGTLSSPASAGSSPTTTSPEPPLEPAEAPRPATEALGGPKPPPSPPRAASPEPQEPPATPSTEGQVVNKLLPGPTEPPAADGPTKGPSDTKRADLAGPRPCQRSLSVLSPRQPVQNREPTPLASGPSLFQRAGSVRDRVRKFTSDSPMAAGLQEGPLRAALGPSTPARLPGSSHISTTPASSSRGPSSRGPSDTSSQFNKDQRGTARPLAQLQSCPREEGPRGRGLAVRPLENRAGGPMARSEAPSAPLAVAVGTAEPGANMKTTFTIEIKDGRGQASTGRVLLPTGNQRAELMLGLRAPPTLLSTSSGGKSTITHISSPGNLARLGSVTHVTSFSHASPGSRGGCSIKMEPEPAEPPSAAVEVANGAEQTRVDKAPERRSPLSTEELMTIEDESVLDKMLDQTTDFEERKLIRAALRELRQRKRDQRDKERERRLQETRARPGEGRGNTATKTTTRHSQQTADGSAVSTVTKTERLVHSNDGRRTARTTTVESSFVRRSESKAAWHLLMPACQPTFLKLSPNFHLCVSLSSRHFLFSACGYLYPSTNLPPHLPHPAQDLTLLPFPFLADGGGSTMMQTKTFSSSSSKKMGSIFDREDEASPRPGSLAALEKLQAEKKKELMKAQSLPKTSASQARKAMIEKLEKEGTACSSGGPRAAVQRSTSFGVPNANSIKQMLLDWCRAKTRGYEHVDIQNFSSSWSDGMAFCALVHNFFPEAFDYGQLSPQNRRQNFEVAFSSAETHADCPQLLDTEDMVRLREPDWKCVYTYIQEFYRCLVQKGLVKTKKS from the exons ATCCAAGCGCTTCCGTGCCGAGCGGCAGGACAACAAGGAGAACTGGCTGCA CTCTCAGCAGCGGAAGGCTGAGCAGCAGGCTGCTCTGGCACGGCTGGCAGGACGGCTGGAGTCCATGAGTGATGTGGAGGAGCTGACCACACTG CTGCGAGGCGCTGCTGAGTACGAGGAACGCAAGCTGATCCGAGCCGCCATCCGCCGTGTACGGGCCCAGGAGATTGAGG ccGCCACATTGGCTGGAAGGTTGTGCAGCGGGCGTCCCAGCAGTGGCTCAAGAGAGGACAGCAAGGGGCGGGCAGCACACAGGCTGGACCGGTGTGAG GTGCCAAAGCCAGAGGAACAGGAGCAGCAGGCAGAGGTCCCAGAGCCAACTCCAACCCCCAATGGCACCAGCCATGACGTGACGACAGTGACACTACTGCTTCGGGCCCCACCTGGGGGCACACTCAGCTCACCTGCCTCAGCCGGCAGTTCACCCACCACTACCTCTCCTGAGCCTCCACTGGAGCCTGCCGAGGCCCCACGCCCTGCCACTGAGGCTCTGGGTGGCCCCAAGCCACCTCCCAGCCCGCCCAGGGCTgccagccctgagccccaggagcCTCCAGCCACCCCCAGCACGGAGGGGCAGGTGGTCAACAAG CTCCTGCCTGGCCCCACAGAGCCCCCTGCTGCTGATGGCCCTACCAAAGGTCCCTCCGACACAAAGAGAGCAG ACCTGGCTGGCCCTCGCCCCTGCCAACGCTCCCTGTCTGTGCTGAGCCCCCGCCAGCCAGTCCAGAACCGAG AGCCCACCCCCCTTGCCAGCGGACCTTCCCTGTTCCAGCGGGCTGGCTCCGTACGGGACCGTGTGCGCAAGTTCACATCCGATTCTCCTATGGCTGCTGGGCTCCAGGAAGGCCCACTCCGGGCAGCCCTAGGTCCCTCGACCCCTGCAAGGCTCCCAGGCTCCTCCCACATCAGCACCacccctgcctcctcctccaggggcCCCTCCTCACGGGGCCCCAGTGACACCTCCTCCCAGTTCAACAAGGATCAGCGAGGAACAGCCCGGCCCCTGGCCCAACTTCAGAGCTGCCCCAGGGAGGAGGGCCCCAGGGGGCGGGGCTTGGCTGTCAGGCCCCTTGAAAACAGAGCAGGGGGGCCCATGGCCCGCTCAGAGGCGCCCAGTGCCCCGCTAGCCGTGGCCGTGGGCACTGCTGAGCCAGGGGCCAATATGAAGACCACATTCACCATCGAGATCAAGGATGGCCGGGGCCAGGCCTCCACGGGCCGGGTGCTGCTGCCCACAGGCAACCAGAGGGCAG AACTGATGCTGGGGCTGCGGGCGCCCCCCACCCTCCTTAGCACCAGCAGTGGGGGCAAGAGCACCATCACGCATATCAGCAGCCCTGGGAACCTGGCTCGGCTGGGCAGTGTCACTCACGTCACCAGCTTCAGCCATGCCTCCCCTGGTAGCCGAGGAGGCTGCAGCATTAAG ATGGAGCCAGAACCAGCAGAGCCCCCCTCTGCAGCAGTGGAGGTGGCCAATGGCGCCGAGCAGACCCGCGTGGACAAAGCACCAGAGAGGCGGAGCCCTCTGAGCACCGAGGAGCTGATGACCATTGAGGATGAGAGTGTCCTGGACAAGATG CTGGATCAAACTACGGACTTTGAGGAGCGGAAGCTCATCCGGGCTGCGCTACGTGAGCTCCGACAAAGGAAGAGAG ACCAGCGGGACAAGGAACGGGAACGGCGGCTGCAAGAGACACGGGCCCGCCCAGGGGAGGGCCGTGGCAACACGGCCACCAAGACCACCACGCGACACAGCCAACAGACAGCCGATGGCTCAGCTGTCAGCACTGTCACCAAGACCGAGCGGCTCGTCCACTCCA ATGATGGCAGACGGACGGCCCGCACCACCACGGTGGAGTCGAGTTTTGTGAGGCGCTCAGAGAGTAAGGCCGCCTGGCATCTTCTCATGCCTGCCTGCCAGCCCACCTTCCTCAAACTCTCTCCGAACTTccatctgtgtgtctctctgtccagccgtcactttctcttctctgcctgTGGCTACCTCTATCCCTCTACCAACCTCCCGCCCCATCTCCCACATCCAGCCCAGGACCTCACCctgctccccttcccctttcttgCAGATGGTGGTGGCAGCACCATGATGCAAACTAAGACCTTTTCCTCTTCATCATCCAAGAAGATGGGCAG TATCTTCGACCGAGAGGATGAAGCCAGCCCGCGGCCCGGCAGCCTAGCGGCGCTGGAGAAACTCCaggcagagaagaagaaagagctgATGAAGGCGCAGAGCCTGCCCAAGACCTCGGCCTCCCAGGCGCGTAAGGCCATGATTGagaagctggagaaggaaggCACCGCTTG CAGCTCTGGCGGACCCCGCGCAGCTGTGCAGCGCTCCACCAGCTTCGGTGTCCCCAATGCCAACAGCATCAAGCAGATGTTGCTGGACTGGTGCCGAGCCAAGACACGTGGCTACGAG CATGTGGACATCCAGAACTTCTCCTCGAGTTGGAGTGACGGGATGGCCTTCTGTGCCCTGGTGCACAACTTCTTCCCTGAAGCCTTCGATTATGGGCAGCTCAGCCCACAGAACCGGCGCCAGAACTTCGAGGTGGCCTTCTCATCCGCTGA GACCCATGCGGACTGCCCGCAGCTCCTGGACACAGAGGACATGGTGCGGCTTCGAGAGCCTGACTGGAAGTGCGTGTACACGTACATCCAGGAGTTCTACCGCTGTCTGGTCCAGAAGGGGCTGGTAAAAACCAAAAAGTCCTAA